CAATCTGGTTATATTTATAGTCCGAATCCATTCCCTCCCACCAACGATTTATGGGTTCTATTATGTCTTCAATGTTCCTATCCGTTTTTTTCTCAGTCTTAATGCGTTTGGGTACTGATTCTTTAGCACTATCTGtcttttcattttttatttccCGCTTTACTTCAACTTTTGGCTCTACAGATTTAGATGAATTGAGAGTAGACTTCGCCTTCAAGTTAGTTTCTATACTAACGCTTGATGCATCTACACATGTATCATTCGTTAGTATCTCATCACATGTTGTGTTATTATGATTTTCATTGTTCAAATTTTGTTGTGAATGTGTAGTTTTGTGTGTACGGATATCATCTGAGTTATCTGATGCATTCGAAATTTCCATGTGTGTAATATTTGAAGCAGTAGAAATATAATTATCGTTAAAGGGTATTGAATTGTCCTCTTCTGAATTAACCGAATTAGTATCATCCAAACATCTCTTTCTGtgtattttgagattttcATATGGATGATCTGACTCAAATAGCGAATCGTTGGCTGATTTAACACATTCTATATCATTTCCATGCCTTTTAGCAGGGTTGTCCAGTCCATTCTGCCCGTTTGAGTGTTTTTTTGGTATAGGTTCCTACAAAATGAATGTTTGGGAGGTCTGAGAAAATACAAACCAGTATTGGATAAACCATATTTACGAACAGCACCTGAAACGGGCAGAAACACACACAAACATTATAAACAGGTGTATATTGGTTTTTAGCATAAATTATTGTGCCCAGAAGAGGGCGCAAGACCCAAGGGGGGCTCGTAATGAAGCCAGTTATTATGAATTGGTTTTAAATGCAAActtataaaaatggaatcGCAGCATTCTTGGACAAAATATTGTCTAGATGTGGTACGTATTATAACTTTGTCTGATTCACAAACCTCTGTAAATCGCAGTGCTAGGCCCAATGGTCTACAGATTTACGTATAAGCCGTAGCAGAAATTATACACAATTTACATACTTATAAAAGACTTATTATATTGTATAGGTTGTTAAGAAGATGCGAGGGGACCGCTATGGTACCCTATTTGCAAGCCCCGTCTTGGAAGCTAGCGATTCCATTATATCCCCTGCAATAAAGGAAAATTATCGACTTGTCATTCAGAATCCTATGGATTACAAAACAGTGAGGGTAAGTGTTGCATTTTTTTCTCTACATGGAGCTTATAACTAATCCAAAACTTCCGGGCGCGTTGTGAAGATTTACTCTAATAATATAGTATACATAATTATACCACTAATCAGACCAAATTGGAGAACAATATGTACGATGAACCTCAAGAATTTCACTCTGACATGGTGCttatttatgaaaattgCATAAAGTTTAATCCTCCAGTTGGAACCAGCAAATGGGTACATGATGCTGCCAAATCCAACCTTAAGAAATACTTAAAACTGTAAGTTAAGTTAAGTTTTACTGAAATTTTTTTACAGATGGGAGCAAAGTGAACCTACAATTTTGGCCTATTTCAAACGTGGCCCAGTTGTAACGCATTCAGCGGCGCTAACGCAGGAAATCTCCGTCTCTGATGAGTCTAAAACATATGgaactccaaaatttcGTTTAAATCTGCAGAAAATTCATGAATATAAACTGAGGAAAGGTTTTATCAACCAGCCCCCTCAGGAGATAAAAGAAGCCGTTACTACaactttggaaaatgaTACACCAACTGTGCGGGAGTTTTATGACATAGATGAATTGGATAAAACACTTTTGGAGGGGACTCCCGAATTGCCATCTATCATGAGTAAACAGGATAATGGAATTCTATGTGTTAGCTGGCTTTCTGAGAATGAGTGCAACAGACTATTTCCTAATTGTAGTATCATAGGCCTGACAGATGACAAACCAAGTTATAACTTCAGTGACGTTGCAATTCGTTGTATATATAATCAGCTTTATCTAAGTGACTTGGGTCCACCTGGGAAACTGGAACATATTCCGGATGAATCAGATTCCGAACCAATTGTTGATCACACGCTCCAACAGCACAATCGCATTTATTTTAACATTTCGAAGCACACATCTAAGCAAGACATAAAATCGATTTTTTGTATGGATGAGAACCCTAACCCTATAAGGTCTATATTTGGTGTCGAGGAGACTAGTCCAAGAAAATCGATAtttaacattaaaatgGAGGGGAAAAGGGCACGTAGTGATGCAGATTGGACTTTTCCATCAAAGAAACAAGCGAGCCTAACATTGAATGGCACGACTGATGTTTCCATTGGTGACCGTGACCCCGTATGTATTCCAGAAAGTACTGATATGAAAGAATCTATTTCTACGGACTTACCAGAGGTCCATTTGGATAAATTTATGGATTCTGAGATATCTAGCAATATATCCAATTTAACCTCGTTCGCGCGCATAGAGTTACGTATGAATTCTACAATTTCTATAGATTCGACTACAGAAGCTGTGCTTAAGAAGAACgagtttataaaaattttaaatatcGGCGAATTTGTAGATATTCTTTGTGAACCATCTATATCATTACTATCTTCGAGCTCTGGtttttttaaaattgaCGAATCGGAATTCAAGCATCGCAACTCAATCCTTAAACACATCAGACTATTCTTAGTAAACTGTGCACAAGTCCTCGTTCAAGTTtctaaagaatatgaaaCACTACCAAAGCTTGTACTAAAGGGTAAATCACAAATGTCATCGGTAGAAAGTTTGCAATGCGAAGCAAAAATTGGTAATCTGAAGAatttaccattttttcAACTACCCAGCGCTGGTGGAATTTGTTATTGTGCGGATCTTGACATATTGTGGAGAACACAGTTTATTAACAATGCACTTCCCACGCCACTATTGGCGTTACACATAATACTAGAGATTTAAGTTGTCCAACATAAACATGTTTGTATTAAACACTTCACCTTCTGGCTACAATTCAGAACCGGGCACATTGTAACTTTGGCACCAATTCCTCCTAGAGGTTAAAATTCTTACTCTAGTCCACATATACCGTTACATTTGTCATCCTAAAAATAACTAGaataaatataaattaaaatgttattAGATATGTAAATTAATCAGAGCGCACATGCTTCTCCACGAAATCCATAAATCGTTTAGCATAAAAATTTGGATGTACACAAGAGACGCCATAATGATCCCTAGTTTGtaatattctccaaaagtGCTCCGCACGTTTTCCGATATTCCAACAAGTCAAAAGATCAATAATCCCGATATAATACAAATGTTCACGTTTTGATCCCATAACACAGTGAAAAGAATTATGATTTTCACTTTCCCAGTCAAAATAATCTACACTTTTGTTTCTATAATGTATGCCAAGTAGCAAGGAATAGTCTAAAATACTAGACAGACGCAAAAACTCAACATCATTTCGTAAAATAGTGAGGATTTGTTCAGCATTAGCACCAAGATACACAACATCCccaaatcttccaaaatcaCAATCCTTCAGAGCTACTGTATGGTCACTGGATTCATGGTCTGCTAGAGATCGCCCAACCCACGAGCCTTTTAAATCATACCTGCGATGTATAGCAACCTTGGAATAGAATATATTGTTCATAACCACAAAATAGACCCTGTAAGGGTACCCTCGTGTTTGAATGGAAAACAACCCATAAAAACGTGTTAATAGTGAATCCCTGTGTTCATTTAAATGATTATAATAATTTCTAAGCCACTGTTTCACAAAACGAGCACATCTTTTAGTTATGGTCTTTATGATAAGTTTACCATCGATTGTATAGTAAAATAAAGAACCAGACTTCCCCTCTGAAACTAGTTCAGACATTGTGGAAAGATTACCAAGAACCATATTACCGACAATTTGTTCAGGGCTAATTGAGTCCATATAGTCGCTTGCAGATAGACCTGATATACTGCGAATTTCTTTAAACACCAAAGGTGCATATTCCTTGAAGATAATTTTTGAATAAGATAATGTACTCATGCTAGTAAATCCGCTATTCATTGGTGTGTTCTCATTAAAATTTGCTCTTGCGAatctggaagaatataatcCATTCTTGTTATAAATATGACGAACCGATAAATAATTGAGTTTAGGATCATGTAAAATCGTAAATGTCAATTTTGtatcaaaatcttcatctGTTAAAGTCACTTCAGGTTCATTGTATACATGTCGTGCAGATATACTTAATCCTATCATCATATCTATAACATCATTCCAACTTTCATGCCCAAAATGCACAGAAAATCCTCTTTTATTCTCTTGCAATGAATTATTTGTAatccatttataaatgttatgTTTTCCGCTATTTCTTGCCAAGCTACGTTTTACATTTGATCTATTGATATAGTTTCCACTCTTGCTTACATCCAAACCTCTAAACATATATCCACTGGAGGTTTCGATTGCACATCTCGAAACAGAAATCCCTAATAATTCTAAAAAATCACTCGATGTacaaactgcatttatatAGTCACCCTGGGATATTCGTTTTACACCATCATC
This region of Theileria equi strain WA chromosome 1, complete sequence genomic DNA includes:
- a CDS encoding hypothetical protein (encoded by transcript BEWA_019130A), with protein sequence MESQHSWTKYCLDVVVKKMRGDRYGTLFASPVLEASDSIISPAIKENYRLVIQNPMDYKTVRTKLENNMYDEPQEFHSDMVLIYENCIKFNPPVGTSKWVHDAAKSNLKKYLKLWEQSEPTILAYFKRGPVVTHSAALTQEISVSDESKTYGTPKFRLNLQKIHEYKLRKGFINQPPQEIKEAVTTTLENDTPTVREFYDIDELDKTLLEGTPELPSIMSKQDNGILCVSWLSENECNRLFPNCSIIGLTDDKPSYNFSDVAIRCIYNQLYLSDLGPPGKLEHIPDESDSEPIVDHTLQQHNRIYFNISKHTSKQDIKSIFCMDENPNPIRSIFGVEETSPRKSIFNIKMEGKRARSDADWTFPSKKQASLTLNGTTDVSIGDRDPVCIPESTDMKESISTDLPEVHLDKFMDSEISSNISNLTSFARIELRMNSTISIDSTTEAVLKKNEFIKILNIGEFVDILCEPSISLLSSSSGFFKIDESEFKHRNSILKHIRLFLVNCAQVLVQVSKEYETLPKLVLKGKSQMSSVESLQCEAKIGNLKNLPFFQLPSAGGICYCADLDILWRTQFINNALPTPLLALHIILEI
- a CDS encoding phosphatidylinositol-4-phosphate 5-kinase, putative (encoded by transcript BEWA_019140A) → MVFPVCGARRVLLPPKIPPDYYARLQEVVQCSKQEAQSIYNRYRMLTPIGHLDLLKFEECLGLLGTLGRLLTERMFLAFDLNGDGGLDFVEFAGGLLIMLDGSEDKKLQLSFRILHNTSKSHEESNSHDKNTSMGFKEFLDLVNDIALTRALLVSKEPVYRSEADVEKIFESHASLCDDGVKRISQGDYINAVCTSSDFLELLGISVSRCAIETSSGYMFRGLDVSKSGNYINRSNVKRSLARNSGKHNIYKWITNNSLQENKRGFSVHFGHESWNDVIDMMIGLSISARHVYNEPEVTLTDEDFDTKLTFTILHDPKLNYLSVRHIYNKNGLYSSRFARANFNENTPMNSGFTSMSTLSYSKIIFKEYAPLVFKEIRSISGLSASDYMDSISPEQIVGNMVLGNLSTMSELVSEGKSGSLFYYTIDGKLIIKTITKRCARFVKQWLRNYYNHLNEHRDSLLTRFYGLFSIQTRGYPYRVYFVVMNNIFYSKVAIHRRYDLKGSWVGRSLADHESSDHTVALKDCDFGRFGDVVYLGANAEQILTILRNDVEFLRLSSILDYSLLLGIHYRNKSVDYFDWESENHNSFHCVMGSKREHLYYIGIIDLLTCWNIGKRAEHFWRILQTRDHYGVSCVHPNFYAKRFMDFVEKHVRSD